A single genomic interval of Oncorhynchus mykiss isolate Arlee chromosome 13, USDA_OmykA_1.1, whole genome shotgun sequence harbors:
- the LOC110487388 gene encoding zinc finger protein 501-like, with protein MRSLSYSPSKEEVDITVKQEVEGEAVTVKEEEDAFRVKEEEDVTVKGEDGAVYGVKEEGEMTVTSKKEEEEEEEPGYLGPVSQTHLKASNGSNDEFSHKMVLRNRPLINTRERRDYRGSSLEPQQPHDADEAEKSLSTLEHLKKHQRRPTGKRTHCCSDCGKRFTSSAGIKMHQRIHTGEKPFSCDECGKRFTQSSSLSSHQRTHTGEKPFNCDECGKSFTRSTGLISHQRTHTGEKPYSCDECGKRFVTSNSLTKHRRTHTGEKPYSCAQCRKSFTESSSLTKHRRTHTGEKPYSCDECGKRFTESGCLTKHQRTHTGEKPFSCNQCGKSFTQSTGLISHQRTHTGEKSYSCDECGKRFVASNSLTRHRRTHTGEKSYSCAQCRKSFTESSSLTKHQRTHTGEKPFSCNHCGKSFTQSTSLKSHRRTHRGDKSYSCAQCGKSFTQSTSLISHQKKHTQERNLIALLNAGRVLLRLASGLHTI; from the exons atgcGGTCACTAAGCTACTCCCCTTCTAAAGAAGAGGTGgatatcacagtaaaacaagaagtagagggtgaggctgttactgtgaaagaagaggaagacgcgttcagagtgaaagaggaggaggatgttacagttaaAGGAGAGGATGGTGCAGTttatggagtgaaagaggagggagagatgactGTTACATcgaaaaaggaggaggaagaagaggaggaacctggatatctgggcccggtttcccaaacgcatcttaaggcatccaatggttctaacgatgaaTTTAGCCATAAGATGGTTTTGAGAAACCGTCCCCTGATCaacacta gagagagacgtgacTATCGTGGATCTTCTTTggagcctcaacaacctcatgatgctgatgaggcagagaagagtctctccacattagaacacctcaagaaacaccagcggagacccacagggaagagaactcactgctgctctgactgtgggaagagattcacctcATCAGCGGGCATTAAAATGCAtcagagaatccacacaggagagaaaccttttagctgtgatgaatgtgggaagagatttactCAATCATCCAGCCTGTcgtcacaccagagaacacacacaggagagaaaccgtttAACTGTGATGAATGTGGGAAAAGTTTTACTCGGTCAACTGgtctgatatcacaccagagaacacacacaggagagaaaccttatagctgtgatgaatgtgggaagagatttgttACATCTAACAGTCTGACTAAACAccggagaacacacacaggagagaaaccatatagCTGTGCGCAATGTAGGAAGAGCTTTACTGAGTCTAGCAGTCTGACTAAACAtcggagaacacacacaggagagaagccttatagctgtgatgaatgtgggaagagatttactGAGTCTGGTTGTCTGACtaaacaccagagaacacacacaggagagaagccttttagctgtaatcaatgtgggaagagttttactcagtcaactggcctgatatcacaccagagaacacacacaggagagaaatcttatagctgtgatgaatgtgggaagagatttgttGCATCTAACAGTCTGACTAGACAccggagaacacacacaggagagaaatcataTAGCTGTGCTCAATGTAGGAAGAGCTTTACTGAGTCTAGCAGTCTGACTAaacatcagagaacacacacaggagagaagccttttaGCTGTAatcactgtgggaagagttttactcagtcaacCAGCCTGAAATCACACCGTAGAACGCACAGAGGAGATAAATCTTATAGCTGTGctcaatgtggaaagagttttactcagtcaacCAGCCTGATATCACAtcagaaaaaacacacacaggagaggaaTCTTATAGCTCTGCTAAAtgcgggaagagttttactcCGTCTAGCAAGCGGACTACACACCatataa